The Chaetodon auriga isolate fChaAug3 chromosome 3, fChaAug3.hap1, whole genome shotgun sequence genome has a window encoding:
- the fam43a gene encoding protein FAM43A: protein MLPWKKNKFDLIEEDKQSKQKGYAVSLNYSALTSFAKSCPESALNRVGSMFKSKRKKVKITSEDPTYTVLYLGNATTIQSKGDGCTDVAVSKIWGKSEMGKNGTKMRLTISSQGIRMVHVDDKARRPGHLYLLHRITYCVADPRLPKIFAWIYRHEMKHKAVMLRCHAVLVSKPEKAKAMALLLYQTSATALAEFKRLKRRDDARHQQQQLIGEQTIPLVPLRKLLNGQCYYKPPVERSRSAPKLGSITEDLVGEEEEEKAMHFECEDILDTDDDCVANGKQELTQIINDLGEMSIGNDVQTLKADLRVTRLLSGESTGSESSIESNQEPPLLTNGFEEVKVQEIA, encoded by the coding sequence ATGCTGCCTTGGAAGAAGAATAAGTTCGACCTGATTGAGGAAGACAAGCAGTCCAAGCAGAAGGGCTATGCGGTGAGTCTCAACTACTCTGCGCTCACCTCCTTCGCCAAGTCCTGCCCAGAGAGCGCACTCAACAGGGTGGGCAGCATGTTCAagtcaaagaggaaaaaggtgAAGATCACCAGCGAGGACCCCACATATACGGTGCTCTACCTGGGGAATGCCACCACCATCCAGTCCAAAGGGGACGGCTGCACGGACGTGGCGGTGAGCAAGATCTGGGGCAAAAGCGAAATGGGCAAGAATGGCACCAAGATGAGGCTGACCATCAGCTCGCAGGGCATCCGGATGGTCCATGTGGACGACAAGGCCAGAAGGCCGGGACACTTGTACTTGCTGCACCGGATAACCTACTGCGTCGCGGACCCGAGGCTACCCAAGATTTTCGCCTGGATTTACAGGCACGAAATGAAGCACAAAGCCGTGATGCTGCGCTGTCACGCAGTGTTGGTGTCCAAGCCGGAGAAGGCAAAGGCCATGGCGCTGCTGCTGTACCAGACCTCGGCCACGGCCTTGGCTGAGTTCAAAAGACTGAAACGGAGGGACGATGCCaggcaccagcagcagcagctcatagGGGAACAGACCATACCGTTGGTCCCTCTCAGGAAGCTTCTGAACGGACAGTGTTACTACAAACCCCCGGTGGAGCGCAGCCGGAGCGCGCCCAAGCTGGGCTCGATCACGGAGGACTTGgtcggggaggaggaggaggagaaagcgaTGCACTTTGAGTGTGAGGACATTCTGGACACGGACGATGATTGTGTTGCCAACGGTAAACAGGAGTTGACTCAGATTATTAATGACTTGGGAGAGATGAGCATAGGAAACGACGTGCAGACACTGAAAGCTGATCTCAGAGTCACCAGACTCCTGTCAGGAGAGAGCACGGGGAGCGAGTCCTCCATAGAGAGCAACCAGGAGCCCCCTCTGCTCACTAATGGGTTTGAGGAGGTAAAGGTGCAGGAAATTGCCTGA
- the lsg1 gene encoding large subunit GTPase 1 homolog isoform X2, which produces MGKKKAGGGGGLGRALIKEKLQAGRRNKRGDSWLHTSELNDGYDWGRLNLQSVTEQSSMDDFLATAELAGTEFVAEKLNIRFVPAESRAGLITAEERNRLMKLHEDNKHFLRIPRRPHWDESTSPDALQQAEKDSFLMWRRELAQLEEEQKLILTPFERNLEFWRQLWRVIERSDVVIQIVDARNPLLFRCPDLELYVKEVSEHKVNMLLVNKADLLTREQRRAWARHFEKEGLRAVFWSALAEGNRLDAEEKGMEVDDPERDESDPEDEGQPDNENLDRKGAEGEEEVTAEGEEDKESDEEDEHEENIHVEEEDWYTCSEDEGEEEEGTAGSSSESSFHNSSRLLHKDELLDMFKAVHNGPRCKDGQLTVGLVGYPNVGKSSTINTILRNKKVSVSATPGHTKHFQTLYVEPGLCLCDCPGLVMPSFVSTKAEMICCGILPIDQMRDHVPAASLISFTIPRHVLEGTYGINIIRPREDEDPDRHPTSEELLMAYGYMRGFMTTHGQPDQSRSARYVLKDYVNGKLLYCHPPPHINAEDFQPQHKKFLNRDSDCCDLSATTSKQKIKRIENVVDKNFFHQENVRALSKGVQSVMGYKPGSGPVGPGKAGSEAVEGKPWKKHGNRNKKEKVRRLNKHLDA; this is translated from the exons ATGGGAAAGAAGAAGGCAGGCGGAGGAGGCGGACTGGGCAGAGCTCTGATAAAGGAGAAACTCCAGGCAGGCCGACGAAACAAGAGGGGCGACTCATGG CTCCACACCAGTGAGCTGAATGATGGTTATGACTGGGGACGGCTGAACCTGCAGTCAGTGACAGAACAGAGTTCGATGGATGACTTTCTGGCCACTGCTGAATTGGCGGGAACAGAGTTTGTTGCAG aGAAACTGAACATCAGGTTTGTACCAGCGGAATCTAGAGCAGGCTTAATAAcagctgaggagagaaacaggcTGATGAAGCTGCATGAAGACAACAAACATTTCCTCAGAATTCCCCGACG CCCCCACTGGGATGAAAGCACCAGTCCAGATGCACTTCAgcaagcagagaaagacagtttCTTAATGTGGAGACGAGAACTTGCACA GCTAGAAGAGGAACAGAAGTTGATTCTCACCCCATTTGAGAGGAACCTGGAGTTCTGGCGACAACTGTGGAGAGTGATCGAGAGGAG tgacGTCGTCATTCAAATTGTTGATGCCAGAAATCCTTTGCTGTTCAGATGTCCTGACCTG GAGTTGTATGTAAAGGAAGTGTCCGAGCATAAGGTCAACATGCTGTTGGTGAATAAGGCAGACCTGCTGACCCGGGAGCAGCGGCGAGCCTGGGCCAGACACTTCGAGAAAGAGGGGCTCAGGGCAGTTTTCTGGTCTGCCCTGGCTGAGGGCAACAGACTGGATGCAGAGGAGAAG GGCATGGAAGTGGACGATCCAGAGCGAGACGAGAGTGACCCAGAAGACGAAGGACAGCCAGACAATGAAAACTTGGACCGAAagggggcagagggagaggaggaggtgacggCGGAAGGTGAGGAGGATAAGGAGAGCGATGAAGAGGATGAGCATGAAGAAAATATACATGTAGAAGAGGAGGACTGGTACACCTGTTCAGAAGATgagggtgaagaagaggaagggacTGCTGGTTCATCCAGTGAATCCTCCTTCCACAACTCCAGCCGTCTGCTGCATAAGGATGAGCTGCTGGACATGTTCAAGGCTGTTCACAATGGGCCCCGGTGTAAAGACGGACAGCTGACAGTGGGACTG GTTGGGTATCCTAATGTGGGAAAGAGTTCCACCATCAACACTATTCTAAGGAACAAGAAGGTGTCTGTTTCAGCCACTCCTGGACACACGAAGCACTTTCAG ACTCTGTATGTGGAGCCAGGCCTGTGCCTCTGTGACTGCCCCGGTCTGGTCATGCCTTCCTTTGTTTCCACCAAAGCTGAAATGATCTGCTGTGGGATCCTGCCCATTGATCAGATGAGAGATCACGTGCCTGCAGCCTCCCTTATATCCTTT ACGATCCCTCGGCATGTGTTAGAAGGAACCTACGGCATCAACATCATCCGACCGCGAGAGGATGAAGACCCCGACAGGCACCCCAcctctgaggagctgctgatggCTTATGGAT acATGAGAGGCTTTATGACAACTCACGGTCAGCCTGATCAGTCCAGATCCGCTCGGTACGTCCTGAAAGATTATGTCAAC GGCAAGCTTCTGTACTGCCATCCTCCTCCACATATCAATGCTGAAGACTTCCAGCCGCAGCACAAAAAGTTCCTGAATAGAGACTCAGACTGCTGTGACCTCTCtgcaacaacaagcaaacagaaaatcaaGAGAATTGAAAATGTGGTTGACAAGAACTTCTTCCATCAG GAGAATGTGCGGGCGCTCTCCAAGGGCGTTCAGTCCGTCATGGGCTACAAACCAGGCAGCGGACCCGTCGGTCCAGGAAAAGCTGGGTCAGAGGCGGTGGAGGGAAAACCCTGGAAAAAACATGGCAACAGGAACAAGAAGGAGAAAGTGCGGCGTCTTAACAAACATCTGGACGCCTGA
- the lsg1 gene encoding large subunit GTPase 1 homolog isoform X1 yields the protein MGKKKAGGGGGLGRALIKEKLQAGRRNKRGDSWLHTSELNDGYDWGRLNLQSVTEQSSMDDFLATAELAGTEFVAEKLNIRFVPAESRAGLITAEERNRLMKLHEDNKHFLRIPRRPHWDESTSPDALQQAEKDSFLMWRRELAQLEEEQKLILTPFERNLEFWRQLWRVIERSDVVIQIVDARNPLLFRCPDLELYVKEVSEHKVNMLLVNKADLLTREQRRAWARHFEKEGLRAVFWSALAEGNRLDAEEKGMEVDDPERDESDPEDEGQPDNENLDRKGAEGEEEVTAEGEEDKESDEEDEHEENIHVEEEDWYTCSEDEGEEEEGTAGSSSESSFHNSSRLLHKDELLDMFKAVHNGPRCKDGQLTVGLVGYPNVGKSSTINTILRNKKVSVSATPGHTKHFQTLYVEPGLCLCDCPGLVMPSFVSTKAEMICCGILPIDQMRDHVPAASLVCQTIPRHVLEGTYGINIIRPREDEDPDRHPTSEELLMAYGYMRGFMTTHGQPDQSRSARYVLKDYVNGKLLYCHPPPHINAEDFQPQHKKFLNRDSDCCDLSATTSKQKIKRIENVVDKNFFHQENVRALSKGVQSVMGYKPGSGPVGPGKAGSEAVEGKPWKKHGNRNKKEKVRRLNKHLDA from the exons ATGGGAAAGAAGAAGGCAGGCGGAGGAGGCGGACTGGGCAGAGCTCTGATAAAGGAGAAACTCCAGGCAGGCCGACGAAACAAGAGGGGCGACTCATGG CTCCACACCAGTGAGCTGAATGATGGTTATGACTGGGGACGGCTGAACCTGCAGTCAGTGACAGAACAGAGTTCGATGGATGACTTTCTGGCCACTGCTGAATTGGCGGGAACAGAGTTTGTTGCAG aGAAACTGAACATCAGGTTTGTACCAGCGGAATCTAGAGCAGGCTTAATAAcagctgaggagagaaacaggcTGATGAAGCTGCATGAAGACAACAAACATTTCCTCAGAATTCCCCGACG CCCCCACTGGGATGAAAGCACCAGTCCAGATGCACTTCAgcaagcagagaaagacagtttCTTAATGTGGAGACGAGAACTTGCACA GCTAGAAGAGGAACAGAAGTTGATTCTCACCCCATTTGAGAGGAACCTGGAGTTCTGGCGACAACTGTGGAGAGTGATCGAGAGGAG tgacGTCGTCATTCAAATTGTTGATGCCAGAAATCCTTTGCTGTTCAGATGTCCTGACCTG GAGTTGTATGTAAAGGAAGTGTCCGAGCATAAGGTCAACATGCTGTTGGTGAATAAGGCAGACCTGCTGACCCGGGAGCAGCGGCGAGCCTGGGCCAGACACTTCGAGAAAGAGGGGCTCAGGGCAGTTTTCTGGTCTGCCCTGGCTGAGGGCAACAGACTGGATGCAGAGGAGAAG GGCATGGAAGTGGACGATCCAGAGCGAGACGAGAGTGACCCAGAAGACGAAGGACAGCCAGACAATGAAAACTTGGACCGAAagggggcagagggagaggaggaggtgacggCGGAAGGTGAGGAGGATAAGGAGAGCGATGAAGAGGATGAGCATGAAGAAAATATACATGTAGAAGAGGAGGACTGGTACACCTGTTCAGAAGATgagggtgaagaagaggaagggacTGCTGGTTCATCCAGTGAATCCTCCTTCCACAACTCCAGCCGTCTGCTGCATAAGGATGAGCTGCTGGACATGTTCAAGGCTGTTCACAATGGGCCCCGGTGTAAAGACGGACAGCTGACAGTGGGACTG GTTGGGTATCCTAATGTGGGAAAGAGTTCCACCATCAACACTATTCTAAGGAACAAGAAGGTGTCTGTTTCAGCCACTCCTGGACACACGAAGCACTTTCAG ACTCTGTATGTGGAGCCAGGCCTGTGCCTCTGTGACTGCCCCGGTCTGGTCATGCCTTCCTTTGTTTCCACCAAAGCTGAAATGATCTGCTGTGGGATCCTGCCCATTGATCAGATGAGAGATCACGTGCCTGCAGCCTCCCTT GTATGTCAGACGATCCCTCGGCATGTGTTAGAAGGAACCTACGGCATCAACATCATCCGACCGCGAGAGGATGAAGACCCCGACAGGCACCCCAcctctgaggagctgctgatggCTTATGGAT acATGAGAGGCTTTATGACAACTCACGGTCAGCCTGATCAGTCCAGATCCGCTCGGTACGTCCTGAAAGATTATGTCAAC GGCAAGCTTCTGTACTGCCATCCTCCTCCACATATCAATGCTGAAGACTTCCAGCCGCAGCACAAAAAGTTCCTGAATAGAGACTCAGACTGCTGTGACCTCTCtgcaacaacaagcaaacagaaaatcaaGAGAATTGAAAATGTGGTTGACAAGAACTTCTTCCATCAG GAGAATGTGCGGGCGCTCTCCAAGGGCGTTCAGTCCGTCATGGGCTACAAACCAGGCAGCGGACCCGTCGGTCCAGGAAAAGCTGGGTCAGAGGCGGTGGAGGGAAAACCCTGGAAAAAACATGGCAACAGGAACAAGAAGGAGAAAGTGCGGCGTCTTAACAAACATCTGGACGCCTGA
- the tmem44 gene encoding transmembrane protein 44, translated as MVGRGNPNSFLSSLVDFCVDSFYTCFSYDADKLCVPIGLSSVSALLLLLSCCLLVCQRCRCLRENPGETLTLFYSLLGNMCSTVGAVLSRQLHIQILMGAVAVAMDAVHLISSCFSELLCRNSKAERKLRMMRKRRRQHLLAVCVLMVVAGGFLNSRVGPADRPVSGRRLLHAALQDNIEILGYILGLLSLVIACTSRLPAVLRAYRGQMLTRACMFSGLLCSLAGVLYAAAILLYDTQFGFLLKVMPWLLSAVCCVTLDVLILVIHWCKRGTRQQLTRCSPDTESLLGGSCSEDKTVMKSQRKQQVHSSAQTKTKNAQKMTEVGGYMDVSVHPARKTCLQEVMFREEVEDQPFNGKVRVIRVDSFCSSDTSYDSSLMSSDLEWDFEEAHAQWSEPTAKQQFLPQEWPTNPKPFIICTCASPGLSQKTLSGTEVDESVSSASSAK; from the exons ATGGTGGGAAGAGGAAATCCAAActcttttctctccagtctCGTGGACTTTTGCGTGGATTCGTTCTATACCTGTTTCTCGTACGACGCAGACAAACTTTGCGTCCCCATCGGTCTCAGCTCTGTATCCGCGCTGCTGTTACTGCTCTCATGCTGTCT GCTCGTGTGTCAGAGGTGCAGATGTCTGAGGGAGAATCCCGGAGAAACCCTGACTTTGTTCTACAGCCTCCTCGGTAACATGTGCAGCACAGTTGGAGCCGTTCTGTCCAGACAGCTCCATATTCAG ATTTTAATGGGTGCAGTTGCTGTTGCCATGGATGCTGTTCACTTAATTTCTTCCTGCTTCTCTGAGCTCCTGTGCAGGAACTCAAAGGCAG AAAGGaagctgaggatgatgaggaagcGAAGGAGGCAGCACCTCCTTGCAGTGTGTGTACTGATGGTGGTGGCAGGAGGTTTTCTGAATTCCAGGGTTGGCCCAGCAGACAGGCCCGTCAGCGGGAGGAGACTGCTGCATGCTGCCCTCCAA GACAACATTGAAATCCTGGGTTACATACTCGGCCTACTGTCCCTTGTCATCGCCTGTACCTCCAGGCTCCCTGCAGTCCTCAGAGCA TACAGAGGACAGATGTTGACCCGGGCCTGCATGTTCTCTGGACTGCTGTGCTCACTGGCTGGTGTCCTCTATGCAGCTGCCATACTCCTCTACGACACTCAGTTTGGGTTCCTTCTGAAAGTCATGCCGTGGCTGCTGTCAGCAGTATGCTGTGTCACCCTGGACGTCCTT ATTCTTGTCATCCATTGGTGCAAGAGAGGAACCAGACAGCAGCTTACAAGATGTTCTCCCGACACAGAGAGCCTTTTAGGTGGCTCGTGCAGTGAGGATAAAACTGTCATGAAGagccagagaaaacaacaagTTCACTCATCAGCACAAACCAAA ACAAAGAATGCCCAGAAGATGACTGAGGTGGGCGGTTACATGGATGTCAGTGTCCATCCTGCAAGAAAA actTGCCTTCAGGAGGTGATGTtcagggaggaggtggaggaccAGCCGTTCAACGGGAAGGTTCGAGTGATCAGAGTCGACAGTTTCTGCTCCTCGGATACGTCCTATGACTCTTCACTCATGAGTTCAGATCTGGAA TGGGATTTTGAAGAGGCACATGCCCAGTGGAGTGaaccaacagcaaaacaacagtttCTGCCACAAGAGTGGCCAACAAACCCCAAACCCTTTATCATCTGCACCTGTGCCTCGCCTGGACTCTCACAGAAAACTCTGTCTGGTACAGAAGTGGATGAGAGCGTCTCTTCAGCAAGCTCAGCAAAATGA